A window from Macaca thibetana thibetana isolate TM-01 chromosome 7, ASM2454274v1, whole genome shotgun sequence encodes these proteins:
- the RSL24D1 gene encoding probable ribosome biogenesis protein RLP24, giving the protein MRIEKCYFCSGPIYPGHGMMFVRNDCKVFRFCKSKCHKNFKKKRNPRKVRWTKAFRKAAGKELTVDNSFEFEKRRNEPIKYQRELWNKTIDAMKRVEEIKQKRQAKFIMNRLKKNKELQKVQDIKEVKQNIHLIRAPLAGKGKQLEEKMVQQLQEDVDMEDAP; this is encoded by the exons ATGCGTATCGAGAAGTGTTATTTCTGTTCGGGGCCCATCTACCCTGGACACGGCATGATGTTCGTCCGCAACGATTGCAAG GTGTTCAGATTTTGCAAATCTAAATgtcataaaaactttaaaaagaagcgCAATCCTCGCAAAGTTAGGTGGACCAAGGCATTCCGGAAAGCAGCTGGTAAAGAGCTTACAGTG GATAAttcatttgaatttgaaaaacGTAGAAATGAACCTATCAAATACCAGCGAGAGCTATGGAATAAAACTA TTGATGCAATGAAGAGAGTTGAAGAGATCAAACAGAAACGCCAAGctaaatttataatgaacag attgaagaaaaataaagagctgCAGAAAGTTCAGGATATCAAAGAAGTCAAGCAAAACATCCATCTTATCCGAGCCCCTCTTGCAG gCAAAGGGAAGCAATTGGAAGAGAAAATGGTACAGCAGTTACAAGAGGATGTGGACATGGAAGATGCTCCTTAA